In one window of Vanrija pseudolonga chromosome 5, complete sequence DNA:
- the SPCC1020.13c gene encoding putative phospholipasec codes for MDAEPSQPSVVVASATSSGLSVNLHPLAILNISDHYTRSTITSSDSSLKLIGALLGSQTGREVSVVNSFELIYTLDSDGGTPKVDEEFLAMRKDQFNQVFPTQSIVGWYTVGVAPTPQDVHIHNQLANIIEPSPAALVIFNPAIPQGTKQLPFTVFESLGDGGESEREGKFVQVDYGIETGEAERIAVDGVAKESGGDTDPTGQIATLTTQRNAIAMLQERVAVIVQYISGVLNGTATVDHSILRQISSLVATLPVMDAEQFKEELKTEYNDAQLTTYLTTLLGQLEALVDYSDKHFALHPGGPSGEGDFGGVRGKGFMPTPGPPPLDYRWLHTGTKQLDLPTEPIATVETAYKPFSPLENDRIEAAWQDYPQSLKRKALDAWGVCDGEWSQKSKETKAKEVKEPKDVKDTKDAVAKKAEKGGKTDDAKKAASKAASTKDVSKERLDAYQAVIEKAYLDHSKFDVVEGVPVSQDSLFEVSLSTLSLHPVYWRQYGPRIPVIRGTWFVGDGARPCTWDLAAELEKGFQEIKPWQPSYKEELATALAVGASGEEKLMHKLPARFGSGLGVIFEDENKCRVIASGTFNYLSRQLWSSVGARPGGVYFHRGYTAALAAKEAAKSGDKSDKATSQPSSGAATPKEPKDDTKSKTEAKGAKPSSSKDSQRKASRDNSAAANEGIQDVLNKVKKDWEGKRKAFEEQAAPVIHASNDDKPCTDLILLIHGIGQDLAKEYEGFNFIYASNQLRRVLRKQSGDPAIASVMRDGRFQVLPVQWRANLNLNSSDTGDGVESERDNVFTIADITIKSSIPYVRDVTNSVLLDIPLFMSHHRQQMIEAVCAQANRTYRLWMARNPGFEKYGRVHIVAHSLGSALAGHILSTQPTTVPRLSLVPKDDRDEVKDRFLFNTSNLFLAGSPLSVFLQLEQAHLIPRGGRLNTRHSRPDEVITQAGKFGCLSVDSLYNIFYPTDPVAYAMNAAVDVAVAKTRPPLPIPSVAGSFLPPLPSMPSLPALPALPQLPQLPDVSKYIPSYFSSGDKKPKVEAIDAPTEIELSGGPAEIESKGERRFADLNPHGSIDFSLPSASVNGYLDMITSHGSYWSDQNFGAFLLAETFTTPADRARTGAASTDKAN; via the exons ATGGACGCCGAACCCTCCCAGCCTTCTGTCGtggtcgcctcggcgacctcgtctgGCCTCTCTGTCAACCT TCACCCGCTCGCCATTCTCAACATCTCGGACCACTACACGCGCTCGACGATCACGTCAAGCGATTCGTCCCTGAAGC TCATTGGCGCACTGCTCGGTTCGCAGACCGGCCGCGAGGTCTCGGTCGTCAACTCGTTCGAGCTCATCTACAccctcgactcggacggcggcactcccaaggtcgacgaggagttCCTCGCTATGCGCAAGGATCAGT TCAACCAGGTCTTCCCCACTCAGTCGATCGTGGGCTGGTACACCgttggcgtcgcgccgacacCTCAAGACGTCCATATCCACAATCAG CTTGCCAACATCATTGAGCCGtcaccggcggcgctggtcaTCTTCAACCCAGCCATTCCCCAAGGCACCAAGCAGCTTCCCTTCACCGTCTTCGAgtccctcggcgacggcggagagagcgagcgcgagggcaagTTTGTGCAGGTTGACTATGGAATCGAGActggcgaggcggagcgcatTGCGGTCGATGGCGTGGCCAAGGAGAGCGGCGGAGACACCGACCCAACGGGCC AGATTGCAACCCTGACGACGCAACGCAATGCCATTGCCATGCTCCAGGAGCGTGTTGCTGTCATTGTACAGTACATCTCGGGCGTCCTGAATG GAACGGCGACAGTCGACCACAGCATTCTGCGCCAGATCTCGTCGCTGGTCGCCACCCTCCCTGTCATGGATGCAGAGCAGTTTAAGGAGGAGCTGAAGACG GAGTACAACGACGCGCAGCTCACCACCTACCTGACAACTCTGCTTGGCCAGCTGGAAGCCCTGGTGGAC TACTCGGACAAGCACTTTGCTCTCCACCCTGGAGGCCCATCTGGCGAGGGTGACTTTGGAGGTGTCCGCGGCAAGGGTTTCATGCCTACCCCCGG tccgccgccgctcgactACCGCTGGCTGCATACCGGGACCAAACAACTCGACCTGCCGACCGAGCCGATCGCCACCGTCGAGACGGCGTACAAGCCGTTCTCGCCGCTCGAGAACGACCGCATCGAGGCAGCGTGGCAAGATTATCCGCAGTCGCTCAAAAGAAAGGCGCTGGACGCTTGGGGTGTCTGCGACGGCGAATGGAGCCAGAAGAGCAAGGagaccaaggccaaggaaGTCAAGGAACCAAAAGACGTCAAGGACACGAAAGACGCGGTGGCaaagaaggccgagaagggcggCAAGACTGACGACGCGAAGAAGGCTGCCTCAAAAGCCGCATCGACCAAAGACGTCTCCAAGGAACGCCTCGACGCGTACCAGGCCGTCATCGAGAAGGCGTACTTGGACCACTCCAAGTTTGACGTTGTGGAAGGTGTTCCTGTCAGCCAG GACTCGCTCTTCGAGGTCAGCTTGTCGACACTCTCGCTCCACCCAGTCTACTGGAGACAGTATGGGCCCCGCATCCCCGTCATCAGGGGCACCTGGTTTGTCGGTGATGGAGCGCGCCCCTGTACTTGGgacctcgctgccgagctcgagaagggATTCCA AGAGATCAAGCCCTGGCAGCCGTCGTACAAGGAAGAGCTGGCGACTGctcttgccgtcggcgcctcGGGAGAAGAGAAGCTCATGCACAAGCTTCCAGCCCGTTTCGGTAGTGGTCTAGGCGTCATCTTCGAGGACGAGAACAAGTGCCGAGTCATTGC CTCGGGAACGTTCAACTACCTTTCGCGTCAGCTGTGGTCGTCTGTTGGCGCCAGGCCTGGGGGTGTGTACTTCCACCGTGGCTACACGGCTGCATtggcggccaaggaggccgcaAAGTCGGGTGACAAGAGCGATAAGGCTACGTCGCAGCCAAGCTCTGGTGCAGCGACTCCCAAGGAACCCAAGGACGACACCAAGTCCAAGACCGAGGCCAAGGGTGCCaagccgtcgagcagcaagGACAGCCAGCGCAAGGCGTCCCGCGAtaacagcgccgccgccaacgaaGGCATCCAGGATGTCCTTAACAAGGTCAAGAAGGACTGGGAAGGGAAGCGCAAGGCCTTTGAAGAGCAAGCTGCTCCAGTGATCCACGCGagcaacgacgacaagcccTGCACCGATCTGATTCTTCTTATCCACGGCATTGGCCAAGATCTCGCGAAGGAGTACGAGGGGTTCAACTTTATCTATGCAAGCAACCAGCTCCGCCGGGTCCTGCGCAAGCAGTCCGGCGACCCAGCAATCGCGTCGGTCATGCGCGATGGTCGCTTCCAGGTCCTCCCTGTCCAGTGGAGGGCCAACCTCAACCTCAACAGCAGCGACACGGGTGATGGTGTCGAGTCTGAGCGCGACAACGTCTTCACCATCGCCGACATCACGATCAAGTCGTCGATCCCGTATGTCCGCGATGTCACCAACTCGGTGCTGCTCGACATCCCGCTGTTCATGtcgcaccaccgccagcagATGATTGAAGCTGTTTGTGCCCAGGCAAACCGGACATACAGGCTGTGGATGGCCCGTAACCCAGGCTTTGAGAAGTACGGCAGGGTCCACATTGTGGCACACTCG CTTGGCTCAGCCCTCGCCGGCCACATCCTGTCGACACAGCCGACTACTGTTCCCCGGCTGTCTCTTGTCCCCAAGGACGATCGtgacgaggtcaaggaccGCTTCCTCTTCAACACGTCAAACTTGTTTTTGGCGGGCAGTCCACTCAGCGTATTCCTACAGTTGGAGCAGGCTCACTTGATTCCCCGCGGCGGGCGATTGAACACAAGGC ACTCTCGCCCAGACGAAGTGATAACGCAAGCCGGCAAGTTTGGGTGCCTGTCTGTTGATTC CCTCTACAATATCTTCTACCCCACCGACCCAGTGGCTTATGCCATGAACGCGGCAGTCGACGTGGCTGTTGCCAAGACGCGTCCGCCTTTACCCATCCCATCTGTCGCTGGGTCTTTCCTCCCGCCACTGCCGTCCATGCCGTCTCTGCCGGCTCTGCCGGCTCTTCCTCAGCTCCCTCAACTGCCAGATGTGTCCAAGTATATCCCCAGCTACTTTAGCAGTGGGGACAAGAAGCCAAAGGTTGAGGCGATTGATGCGCCCACCGAGATTGAG CTCTCCGGTGGCCCAGCCGAGATCGAGTCGAAGGGCGAGAGGCGCTTTGCGGACCTCAACCCCCATGGCAGTATCGACTTCTCCCTCCCCTCTGCGAGTGTCAACGGCTACCTGGACATGATCACGTCCCACGGCAGCTACTGGTCTGATCAGAACTTTGGAGCGTTCCTTCTCGCCGAGACATTCACGACGCCTGCGGACCGCGCACGcacgggggcggcgagcaccgaCAAGGCCAATTAG
- the ACBP4 gene encoding Acyl-CoA-binding domain-containing protein 4 — MSTQEQFDAAVAWLSSSSQASGLGNDKRLELYGLFKFANSSSGPTGSRPGIFSFEGRAKYDAWARVAAEYAGREDAARARYVELARGAGWAEGKVAEEEEEEGGEDGAERKPSGGGGLSFGPSVSMMVQTDEGGPQSLVHDAASTGSVDQLKQILASDRSLLDAKDEFGFTPLHLAADRGNVDAVKLLISLGADKSILDPDEQTALDIAKISGREDVVSLLG, encoded by the exons ATGTCTACACAGGAGCAGTTCGACGCAGCGGTTGCGtggctctcgtcgtcgagccaggcGTCCGGCCTGGGAAACGACAAGCGGCTCGAG CTCTATGGCCTGTTCAAGTTTGCCAACTCGTCCTCCGGCCC TACCGGATCGCGCCCGGGCATCTTCTCATTTGAAGGCCGCGCCAAGTACGACGCCTGGGCacgcgtcgctgccgagtACGCAGGGCGGGAggatgccgcgcgcgcacgatacgtcgagctcgcccgcggtgccggctgggccgaggggaaggtggccgaggaggaggaggaggaagggggtgAAGACGGCGCGGAGAGGAAACCGTCCGGCGGAGGCGGGCTCAGCTTCGGCCCGTCCGTCAGCATGATGGTGCAGACCGACGAGGGAGG CCCCCAGAGCCTCGTCCATGACGCCGCATCCACGGGGTCAGTAGACCAACTCAAGCAGATTCTCGCAAGCGATAGGAGTTTGCTGGACGCAAAAGACGAGTTT GGATTCACGCCGCTGCACCTCGCTGCTGATCGCGGCAATGTGGACGCTGTCAAGCTCCTCATCTCTCTAGGAGCTGACAAGTCCATTCTG GATCCAGACGAACAAACAGCATTGGACATTGCCAAAATCTCAGGACGTGAAGATGTTGTGAGCCTCTTGGGCTAG
- the 1a_1 gene encoding Replicase polyprotein 1a: MTTPRVGVDIRRSRPPTAFDLFPSSDVSSWLDSLQAKIHQGLAGDPPPLSSRSPSPLRAVSPQPPAREENGYSHSLSDHQSSAHNEGLFGDEDDDDDAVSEGGESRDAHGDSENDDREPVDYYDETRAGRETSAVSQPSVASSRRPSYRQVSQDEEVYEIVDSDDEEQDEEAEGEEEEGDEDLDQGHGAAATYAYDARHSHQEGEWDDGQVTPYDDDQDNAYDEDGQGEDVLYGDVDLDAQYDTSFSPRRPQADEYDHNRGMPAVSHPQYFREDDDERAEISDNDEDEEDEDEEGEGDDDEGEEDEGEEEDDDDDEDGEDNEEEGDLSHNDYLARTPQASTPGRGSVNEPIELLESDDEEDEGEGEDDDEDDDEEEDDEEHASAPHHHLEVDYDDQVDEIDDDDDDDEGEDDFPADSSQSFDPTAGQFEHYLGDPSFAANVYHAAGVDLHVDHAGHAVVDSAFVVGVAAEFATSAGPSVPSPGDSMLTEAVAAVVEEEHASVREDAPGIPVDPVQTESVQPGDEIEVETEPPVVEEPESPRPESTAEATPELLVFVGDEDENPDEEEQEPEAIEVVDVDDENEAPEAEDDEAEEEDVVEEDEPVVEEERAVVEEDEVVDEEQRPLEVEEVELEEKVAVEEVEQVEEVEEEEPEPLERQETSEEPEVLERERSPHASNEAEVVEKDQQPQPLDDGSSLEATKADSGSTADSADEVQDDIPSNEIDANPTADMVQSDVELPPSEETKPTDLKIPEILSSQPVQTGEEGADADSSAAAVKIEDADVLAEDPPPQSSSGDATQEPGPGVPDGETADAGESSTAQAESKPEVGRLAEADEKPTVDPVAVEPRPLRHNHQLHRDTLAPTALQASSQAPASPTRRRTRSSQPLGSPPTTRSHCMFHKLQVADGDLSCIVVAPQCTLTDLVKIREERATVLGEVTPDERTLLQGHLHSVHDLHPVLRSKLSRIGVSVDDDEQCYVLSASEGAIEERRDPSPRKDRRLSSRASVGRSTKSPDPRALGSPSQAQVATPKRNTRSSSGGPSAPLAVSPLSTASNHLQPVTETTEPPPPELKTPQASSSRLLPEAAAAQTPSRRITRSMHASVDLTNAAPATEGLAMTDANHGLVTSVAEDEPATTTTDEPENNTQPDVEMEDTTAPADPPPTATSPAMGTRARKRKAELEEEVGGDLPAVDAGDAEPEAKRHAAEHATSGEPQPKRSRWGRFWPFG, from the exons ATGACTACGCCAAGAGTTGGCGTGGACATTAGGCGCTCGCGTCCACCCACGGCTTTCGACCTCTTCCCCAGCTCGGATGTCAGCTCGTGGTTGGATTCCCTGCAGGCCAAGATTCACCAAGGTCTCGCTGGCGACCCTCCGCCCTTGTCCAGCCGCTCGCCTTCTCCACTGAGGGCAGTCTCTCCCCAACCACCAGCCCGTGAAGAAAACGGGTACTCGCACTCGCTATCAGACCACCAAAGCTCGGCTCATAACGAAGGCCTgtttggcgacgaggacgacgacgacgacgcagtgTCGGAGGGTGGCGAGagccgcgacgcgcacggTGACTCTGAGAACGACGATCGTGAACCAGTCGACTATTATGATGAGACGCGAG CAGGCCGCGAGACAAGCGCTGTGTCTCAGCCATCCGTCGCGTCCTCCCGGCGACCATCTTATCGTCAAGTGTCGCAAGATGAGGAGGTCTACGAGATTGTCGACTCGGATGATGAAGAGCAGGACGAGGAAGCAGagggagaggaagaggagggcgacgaagATCTGGACCAAGGTCATGGCGCGGCTGCGACATACGCCTACGATGCGCGCCACTCTCACCAAGAGGGAGAGTGGGACGACGGCCAGGTGACCccgtacgacgacgaccaggacAACGCCTACGACGAAGATGGCCAAGGGGAAGATGTCCTTTACGGGGACGTGGATCTCGACGCACAGTACGACACGTCGttctcgccgcggcggcctcaaGCGGACGAATATGACCACAACCGCGGCATGCCCGCTGTGTCGCATCCTCAGTACTTccgcgaggacgatgacgaacGTGCTGAGATCtccgacaacgacgaggatgaggaagatgaagacgaggagggtgaaggcgatgacgatgagggcgaggaggacgagggtgaggaggaagacgacgacgatgatgaagACGGGGAGGACaatgaggaggaaggagacCTCAGCCACAACGACTACCTGGCCCGCACCCCTCAAGCGTCAACCCCGGGCCGTGGATCGGTAAACGAGCCgatcgagctgctcgagtccgacgacgaggaggacgagggcgagggcgaggacgacgacgaggacgacgacgaggaggaggatgatgaaGAGCACGCCTCAgccccgcaccaccaccttgAGGTCGACTATGACGACCAAGTGGATgagatcgacgacgacgacgacgacgatgagggAGAAGATGAT TTCCCGGCCGATTCCTCCCAGTCGTTCGACCCCACCGCTGGGCAGTTCGAGCACTACCTTGGCGACCCGTCATTTGCTGCCAATGTTTACCACGCAGCTGGGGTAGACCTACATGTTGACCATGCCGGCCACGCTGTGGTTGACAGTGCATTCGTTGTTGGAGTCGCCGCCGAGTTTGCGACTTCGGCTGGCCCCTCCGTCCCCTCCCCAGGCGACTCCATGCTGACGGAagccgtggccgccgtcgtggaggaggagcacgctTCTGTCCGTGAAGATGCCCCTGGAATACCCGTCGACCCTGTACAGACGGAATCCGTTCAACCCGGCGACGAGATCGAAGTGGAAACCGAACCACCCGTGGTCGAAGAACCCGAGTCGCCCAGGCCCGAGTCTACGGCAGAAGCTACACCCGAACTCCTTGTGTTTGTCGGGGACG AAGACGAAAAtcccgacgaggaggagcaagaGCCTGAGGCAatcgaggtcgtcgatgtTGACGACGAAAACGAAGCACCAGAAGCGGAGGACGATGaagcggaggaggaggatgtgGTCGAAGAAGATGAGCctgtggtcgaggaggagagggcTGTGgttgaggaagacgaggttGTGGATGAGGAGCAACGACCTCTGGAGGTGGAAGAAGTGGAGCTGGAAGAAAAGGTTGCCGTGGAAGAAGTGGAACAGgttgaggaggtcgaggaggaagagccTGAACCTCTGGAGCGCCAGGAAACGTCTGAGGAACCCGAGGTCCTGGAACGCGAACGATCCCCTCACGCGTccaacgaggccgaggtcgtggaGAAAGACCAACAACCTCAacccctcgacgacggctccTCCCTGGAAGCCACTAAGGCCGATAGCGGCAGCACTGCCGACAGCGCAGATGAGGTTCAAGACGATATCCCCTCCAACGAGATCGACGCAAACCCCACTGCCGATATGGTTCAATCGGACGTTGAACTTCCACCGTCAGAGGAGACGAAGCCGACCGACCTGAAGATTCCAGAGATCCTCAGCTCTCAGCCAGTCCAAactggcgaggagggtgccgacgccgattCTTCAGCCGCTGCTGTTAAAATTGAGGACGCAGACGTCCTCGCTGAGGACCCGCCCCCACAGTCATCATCCGGTGATGCTACCCAAGAGCCCGGACCCGGCGTTCCCGACGGCGAGACTGCGGATGCAGGCGAATCATCAACGGCCCAGGCCGAGAGCAAGCCGGAGGTTGGCAGGCTCGCAGAAGCCGACGAGAAGCCCACCGTGGACCCAGTAGCTGTCGAGCCTCGACCTCTGCGCCACAACCACCAGCTGCACCGAGACACTCTTGCCCCGACTGCTCTTCAGGCGTCGAGCCAGGCGCCGGCTTCACCAACTCGACGACGGACCAGGTCCTCGCAGCCTCTAGGCTCTCCACCAACAACGCGCTCCCACTGCATGTTCCACAAGCTGCAGGTCGCCGATGGCGACCTCAGCTGCATCGTTGTGGCTCCACAGTGCACTTTGACGGATCTCGTTAAGATTCGAGAGGAACGAGCGActgtcctcggcgaggtcacCCCTGACGAAAGGACACTCCTGCAAGGCCATCTACACTCGGTGCACGACCTTCACCCCGTGCTCCGAAGCAAACTCTCTCGCATTGGCGTCTCAGTGGATGACGATGAGCAATGTTACGTCCTGTCCGCCAGTGAGGGGGCTATCGAAGAACGCCGTGACCCTTCACCGCGCAAGGATCGCCGTCTTTCGTCGCGGGCGTCTGTCGGTCGCAGCACAAAGAGCCCCGATCCGCGGGCGCTTGGCAGCCCATCGCAGGCTCAGGTAGCAACTCCTAAGCGCAACACACGATCGTCGTCTGGCGGGCCCAGTGCACCTCTTGCTGTTTCGCCACTCTCGACGGCTTCCAACCACCTCCAGCCTGTCACCGAGACAACcgagccgccaccaccggaGCTCAAGACCCCGCAGGCCAGCTCATCACGTCTCCTTCCCGaagccgccgcagcgcagaCACCGAGTCGCAGGATTACGCGTAGCATGCACGCGTCCGTGGACCTCACAAATGCCGCACCGGCAACGGAAGGGCTGGCGATGACCGATGCCAACCACGGACTTGTCACGTCAGTGGCTGAGGACGAGCCAGCGACAACCACTACAGACGAGCCTGAGAACAACACCCAGCCCGATGTCGAGATGGAGGACACAACGGCACCTGCCGATCCTCCTCCTACAGCAACTTCTCCAGCTATGGGAACCCGCGCTCGAAAacgcaaggccgagctcgaggaggaagtTGGCGGTGATCTTCCAGCAGTGGatgccggcgacgccgagcccgaggccaagcgccacGCGGCAGAGCACGCGACGAGTGGAGAGCCACAGCCGAAGCGGTCCAGATGGGGTCGGTTCTGGCCATTTGGGTAG